Part of the Tolypothrix sp. PCC 7910 genome, GTTGCGCTGCTTCTGTGGCTTTGGCGCTAGGTGCTTGTACAGCTTCGTTAGGATTAGCAGGAGCAGATTCACTAGTTTTAGCACCATTATCACAAGCAACAGCGCCAAACATTAGAAGACTGCCAATTAAGAACGGTGTTAGCTTTTTCATTTGTTTACTCTTGGTATCAAAAAGGTAAATTGTGCTGATGTGTGGGAGGGAAGGGGCAGGGGAAAGGTGAAGGGGTAAAGGGGGAATGGCATTCCTTTTACCTATTCCCCTTTAACCCTTTTCCCTTTCATAGGAGGTTCAATTATGGGGTTTCGTCACGACGATCAATGATCACTACAGCAGGTTCGTCTGTAGCACCATGACTTACATAGTTGGGGTGAGTATGATCAACGACTGTTCTATCGTGGTGGTGATGAGTTCTATCTATGTCGGTAGTGTCGTATACTGCCCATTCTTCAATACCTCTGCGGCGAAGAATATTTTCAGCTTGATGGATTTCCGATTCTGTACCATCAACCATGACTATATAATCGCCTTTGTTGAAGCGATCGCTATAAACTCGGGCGCGGTTTTCGGGAATTCCCAAGCCAACTAAGCCACCTGTAATTCCACCTGCAGCTGCACCAATTGCGCCACCTGTGACTGTTGTAGCTAAGGCTGTGGCTGCTGCACCACCTGCAATTACGGGGCCAACTCCAGGAATGGCTAATGCACCCAAACCGACTAATAAGCCACCCAAACCACCTAAGGCTGCGCCTGTAGCTGCACCTGCTTTGGCACCTTCATCGGCTTTATTACCAGTGCCAACATTTCTATCTACACCAGTATTTACACCAGTGTTTACACCCGCAATGCGATCGCCATCGTTGTGTTTAGCAATGATCGAGACTCGGCTCATGGGGAAGCCTGCATCACGTAATTCTGTGAGTGCGGCTTCTGCATCGCGGCGGTGAGCAAATACACCTATCGCCCGTTTATTGGTGCGAACATCGCCAGATGGTCTGACATCGCCAACTGGTCTGTCGTGGTGGTGATGAGTTCTATCTATATCAGTAGCGTCGTATACTGCCCATTCTTCAATACCTCTGCGGCGAAGAATATTCTCAGCTTGATGGATTTCCGATTCTGTACCATCAACGATCACGAGATAATCGCCTTTATTGAAGCGATCGTTGTAAACTCGGGCACGGTTTTCGGGAATTCCCAAACCAACCAAGCCACCTGTAATTCCACCTGCGGCTGCACCAATTGCACCACCTGTGACTGCTGTAGCTAAAGCTGTAGCTGCTGCACCACCTGCAATTACGGGGCCGACTCCAGGAATGGCTAATGCACCCAGACCTACTAATAGACCACCCAAACCGCCTAAGGCTGCACCTGTAGCTGCACCCGCTTTAGCACCTTCATCGGCTTTATTACCAGTGCCAACATTTCTATCTGCACTAGTATTCACACCTGCAATGCGATCGCCATCGTTGTTTTTAGCAATGATCGAGACTCGGCTCATAGGGAAACCTGCATCACGTAATTCTGTGAGTGCAGCTTCTGCATCGCGGCGATGAGCAAATACACCAATCGCCCGTCTGTTAGCGCGAACATCTCCATGAGTACCGACAGAACCAACAGGCGCAACGCGATCGCTAGTTACATTTTCGCTAGTGGGGCGATCGTAAACATTGAACTCGTCAATATTCCAGCGTCGGAGAATGGGTTCAACTCTAGCAATTTCTTCTTCTGTACCATCAAAAATTACTAGATAGCCACCACGTTCTACGCGTTCGTTATACATTCTGGCGCGTTCTTCGGGAATTCCTAAGCCAATTAATCCCCCAAGTAAACTACCTGCGGCTGCACCAATTGCACCACCTGCAACGGTTGTAGCTAAAGCTGTGGCGGCTGCACCAGCAAGCATAATGGGGCCAATTCCAGGGATGGCTAGAGTACCAAGACCTACCAATAAGCCAGTCAAACCACCTAAAGCACCACCAGAAAGTGCACCAACTTTTGCACCGTCATCAGATTTATCGCCGACTTTTTCTGTAACTGGAGTTCCAGCAATATCACCATGATGGTCGCCATCTCTGGCGATGACAGAAACTCTATCCATTGCTATGCCAGAATTGCTCAATTCCCGCAGTGCTTGTTCAGTATCATGACGATTATGAAATACACCTATAGCTCGTCTAACTACAGCCATTGTTTTCTCCCAATAAGAAAATTACTTAAACAACAAAATTATTAAGCTTCAGCTAAGACTATTTAGGCTTTTTTAAAATTGCTTTTCATCAATCATTTGGGAGAAATTATTCCTCTATCATTAGATATAGATTTTTCAAATAAGCAAAATTTATCTCTGATATATTGCTTTCTATGCAAGGATTTTCGCATTCAATTTTATGTACATTGCCGCATATTTTGCCATAGCAATTTATTTTGATTGCTGCTTCAATATGACACATTGGTGTTTTATTATATAAATTCTAATAATTTTATTTTTATGTAAATGAAATAAAAATTCACATAAAAAAATGCTTTTAATGGTAAGCATTCACTAAACTATTTCCGGCATGAAAATTTAATGTTATATATACTTATTCAATGGGAGATACCACTTTTGACCCATAGATTTATTACTTAGGAAAGTGTATGCCTGCATAACTACTATTTACACTGATAACTAAGCCATTTCTTCTAACAGCGATTTAATAATTGGTAAACTGCAGGTTAGGCATTATCTATAAAGTAAGTTAAGAAAGAAATATTACACAATTGCCTACCTGACAAAAGTGTTAATTGTTAATAAATGAATCGATGTTTTAAAGAAATGGCATTGAACCATCGAACGTAAGAGAGAAAATACTATGTTTCAAAGTTTTGAAACTATGTTGAGATGGGGTTGGCTACCTTTAGGCATCACAAGCACAGATAGCATACCAGAAGTTATCAGTCCAGAAAGAGTGTCACTTGTCTTTTCCAGCCCTAAATTTTTAGTGGCTTTTTTGGCTGGTACTTTGATGGCTTTAGCCTTTCAATTATTGCTCACAAATTTTTCTGTAGCTGTTGGTATTTCATCTTGGGATAATGATGGAGATGATGACGATAGCTCAAGTAGTTTAGGTCATTCAATTCGTAAAGTAGAAGCGAAAGTAGGTTTGTGGGCATTAGTTTCTGCTAGTATCGCCTTATTTATTGCTTGTTTTCTAGCAGTAAAACTGAGTTTAATTCAAAGTGCTCTTTTCGGAGCCATAATTGGTGTAGTGATTTGGTCTACCTTTTTCTCATTGGTAGTTTGGTTTGGCTCATCAGCAATCGGTTCTTTAATTGGTTCTCTCGCCTCCACTTTTACTACTGGTTTGCAAACCTTAACTGGTACAGCAACTGCGGGTATTGGTGCAAGTATGGCGCAAAGACAAATGGTTTCCACTGCTGAGGAAATCACTGCTGCGGTGCGGCGAGAATTAACTTCCGGTTTTGACCCTGATAGTATTAGGAATACACTGCAAAGTTCCTTAAGTTCTCTGCAAATACCAAACCTCGATTTAAAAGATATTCGCTCGCAATTTGATAAAATCCTCAGCGATGTTGATTTTGGCAGCATCGCTGATAGTGATGTATTACGCAATGTCAATCGGCAAACATTTGTGGATTTAATTAGCAGTCACACAAAGTTATCTGCTGACGATATCAATAAAATTGCTGACCAATTGCAAGCTGCTTGGACACAAGCATCATCGCGGAAAAACCCCACAGAACAAGTAATTAATTTGCTGAAATCCGCAACGCCTGAAGAATTAAATTCCGAAAAACTAGGTGAAAGGCTGCAGGAATTAGTAACAGTTGGGGGAAATGGAAATGGCAATGGAAGCAATGGTGTATTGAAGCAAGCGGCTCAATATGGCGTAGGTGCTGCTATCCCCGCAGTGTTGGATCGAGTAGATTTCTCTAATGTAGATATCGGCAAAATTACCAATCAGTTACAAAAACTGAAAGACAAAGTTCAAGATATAGACGTTGAGAAAATTACCCACGAACTGCAAAGTTTTACCGATAAAACTACCGAACAAATAACTGATAAATTGCCTGCATCCAGCCGCAATAATATTAAAGCGGATGTGGAAGATTACATTTCCAATTCTTTCCCTTGGCATTTTAATCGCCTGACTATCAAAGATGAATTTCAAGAACTTATCTACGATCCACAAGCCGATCCAGCAACGACAAGCCGAGAGTTGGCAGAAATCAATGAAAACTATATTACCAGCTTGCTAAGTCGGCGAGATGATCTGAGCGAAGCTAGAATCAAAGAAATTTCTCAGCAGTTAGAAAGCATTCGCCAAGAAGTTTTAGCCACTGTCCAACAGTCAAGCGCAAAAGATAAATGGCAAGATGTACGTAATCAGTTGGAAAATTATCTGCGTTCAACAGGGAAAGAAGAACTCAAGCCAGAAAATATTGAGCGGAATTTCACAGAGATACTCGAAGATCCACAAACTGGATTTGCAGAATTAAGCGATCGCTTCTCTAAATTTGACCGCGATACTTTTGTACAATTGCTCCAGCAACGTCAAGATATTGACGATGAGCAAATCAATAATATTATTGGTCAACTGGAAACCACTCGCGATTCTATTTTGAATAGTGCGAGAGAATTGCAAGACCAAGCACAAGCAAAAACTGCGGAACTACGTCAACGAGTAGAAGACTACCTGCGGAATACTAATCAGGAAGAACTGAATCCTGAAGGTATCAAGCGCGATTTTAGAACTTTAATCGAAGACCCACAAGCGGGATTTGCTGCTTTAAGAGAACGCCTTTCGCAATTTGACAGAGATACATTTGTGCAACTGCTGTCTCAGCGTCAAGATTTGAGCGAAGACCAAGTTAATCAAATTATCGATCAGCTAGAAGGTGTCAGAGATAATATCTTGCAAGCACCCCAAGCAGTTGCAGATAAAGCCAA contains:
- a CDS encoding MFS transporter gives rise to the protein MFQSFETMLRWGWLPLGITSTDSIPEVISPERVSLVFSSPKFLVAFLAGTLMALAFQLLLTNFSVAVGISSWDNDGDDDDSSSSLGHSIRKVEAKVGLWALVSASIALFIACFLAVKLSLIQSALFGAIIGVVIWSTFFSLVVWFGSSAIGSLIGSLASTFTTGLQTLTGTATAGIGASMAQRQMVSTAEEITAAVRRELTSGFDPDSIRNTLQSSLSSLQIPNLDLKDIRSQFDKILSDVDFGSIADSDVLRNVNRQTFVDLISSHTKLSADDINKIADQLQAAWTQASSRKNPTEQVINLLKSATPEELNSEKLGERLQELVTVGGNGNGNGSNGVLKQAAQYGVGAAIPAVLDRVDFSNVDIGKITNQLQKLKDKVQDIDVEKITHELQSFTDKTTEQITDKLPASSRNNIKADVEDYISNSFPWHFNRLTIKDEFQELIYDPQADPATTSRELAEINENYITSLLSRRDDLSEARIKEISQQLESIRQEVLATVQQSSAKDKWQDVRNQLENYLRSTGKEELKPENIERNFTEILEDPQTGFAELSDRFSKFDRDTFVQLLQQRQDIDDEQINNIIGQLETTRDSILNSARELQDQAQAKTAELRQRVEDYLRNTNQEELNPEGIKRDFRTLIEDPQAGFAALRERLSQFDRDTFVQLLSQRQDLSEDQVNQIIDQLEGVRDNILQAPQAVADKAKEQYEQTSAKIAEYLRNTNLEELNPEGIRRDLETLLSDPQQGAVALRDRLSHFDRDTLVQLLSQREGLSEEQINRTIDQFQEAINSIVKAPRRLVNRTSQRVIDFEKTLENYLRHTNKEELNPDSIKRDLQLLLQDPRLGIGNLAERLSRFDRSTIVALLSQREDISEDEANRIVDQILSISESLGKQYQQIQQRVQSVIDGVFGRIRNYLNSLDRPELNYESIQQDFAKVFDDPQAGFEALRDRLSHFDRDTLVALISSRSDISEEDANRVIDQIEAARDSVLHRAERIQEETQKRIKAIQHQAKKQVEETKKTVASAAWWLFGTAFTSLVASAIAGVIAATGGFNFIG